Proteins from a single region of Aureibacter tunicatorum:
- a CDS encoding CoA transferase: MGKFNIKEHFEAFCKEIGMNSHSAGVKSLVFKGEDPVLPDKLRLGAIYAIPAAAQATQIADIWHIRTGRSQDIEVDLAQGAPMISDIPFTTLNGRPYFNQFVTTPNGYNCPFFYKFYPTKDKRLFVPVGFYPHMERAWSEFLNCPATDEAVKNAIKEWNAEELQEACNAIGLVGSYVRTKDEWYNTKLGKELQQVPVVKITKIADGVPIPWTEHPSRPLSGIRVLGDTHEIMAPIITHTLANQGADGLQVSDPNEYWHEFVYMNCLPGVRQAYIDLEDDQDKQTFHNLAMHADVFVENFRTQGKIAQQNFVENKLVPGHRGLIYVKAHGYSYDGMTWNDRGCFDPLAIPCTGVAALEGTLEQPKYSFGNLLNDGISGLCAVPGILEALKRRATEGGSYKVEVSLCKTSMWCMDLGAFEKTPDVSMPHPRMLEINGNVGKMIRPSSAIFYSETEDRWSHGISYRGADKAEWK, from the coding sequence TGGGAAAATTCAATATCAAAGAACATTTCGAAGCATTTTGCAAGGAGATAGGGATGAACAGCCATAGCGCTGGGGTTAAAAGTTTGGTTTTCAAAGGCGAAGACCCTGTATTGCCGGATAAACTAAGGCTTGGAGCGATCTATGCTATACCGGCCGCTGCCCAAGCGACTCAAATTGCGGATATTTGGCATATTAGAACCGGAAGGTCGCAAGATATAGAAGTTGACTTGGCTCAGGGAGCTCCTATGATTTCGGATATTCCTTTCACGACGCTCAATGGACGTCCGTATTTTAACCAGTTTGTAACCACTCCCAACGGATACAATTGCCCATTTTTTTACAAATTTTATCCCACAAAAGACAAGCGCTTGTTTGTGCCGGTGGGCTTTTATCCGCACATGGAGCGCGCATGGTCAGAATTTCTGAATTGTCCCGCCACAGATGAAGCCGTGAAAAATGCCATCAAAGAATGGAATGCGGAAGAACTTCAAGAAGCCTGCAATGCGATAGGGCTTGTAGGCAGTTATGTCAGGACAAAAGATGAATGGTACAATACTAAATTAGGGAAAGAGCTGCAACAAGTGCCCGTTGTTAAAATCACCAAAATAGCGGATGGAGTGCCTATTCCATGGACGGAACATCCATCTCGCCCATTGTCAGGAATTAGAGTATTGGGAGATACCCACGAGATAATGGCGCCAATCATCACGCACACATTAGCGAATCAAGGGGCCGATGGCCTGCAAGTGTCAGACCCCAACGAGTATTGGCATGAATTCGTGTACATGAACTGTTTGCCCGGAGTGAGGCAAGCGTATATTGATCTGGAAGATGATCAAGACAAACAAACATTTCATAACTTGGCTATGCATGCCGATGTATTTGTGGAAAATTTTAGAACTCAAGGAAAAATAGCTCAGCAAAATTTTGTGGAGAATAAACTAGTGCCCGGACATCGAGGCTTGATTTACGTGAAAGCGCATGGTTATTCGTATGATGGCATGACTTGGAATGATCGAGGTTGCTTTGATCCATTGGCTATTCCTTGCACTGGAGTAGCCGCTTTGGAGGGTACGCTTGAGCAACCTAAATATTCGTTTGGGAATCTACTGAACGATGGCATATCCGGTCTTTGCGCAGTTCCTGGGATACTTGAAGCGTTAAAGCGAAGAGCCACAGAGGGAGGATCCTACAAAGTTGAAGTTTCGCTTTGCAAGACATCCATGTGGTGCATGGATTTGGGCGCGTTTGAAAAAACTCCTGATGTGTCTATGCCTCACCCAAGAATGTTGGAAATCAATGGAAATGTTGGAAAGATGATTCGACCTTCTTCCGCTATTTTTTATTCAGAAACGGAAGATCGTTGGTCGCATGGCATCAGTTATCGTGGGGCTGATAAAGCAGAGTGGAAGTGA